The following proteins are co-located in the Fimbriiglobus ruber genome:
- a CDS encoding superinfection immunity protein: MDADTSLTTDLTLLASDPKLWLILTFYFLPTLLAAWNKSATLPLCFWVNLLAGWTLIGWIAAALLSLAPSKNDMAYRNRVRQAKDDFYLREAEKSLSTPPAP, encoded by the coding sequence ATGGATGCCGACACGTCACTGACCACCGATCTCACTTTGCTCGCGAGCGATCCGAAGCTGTGGCTGATTCTGACCTTCTATTTCCTGCCGACTCTGTTGGCCGCGTGGAATAAGAGCGCCACTCTGCCCCTCTGCTTTTGGGTCAATCTTCTGGCCGGGTGGACACTGATCGGATGGATCGCTGCCGCTCTTCTCTCGCTCGCTCCGAGCAAAAACGATATGGCATACCGCAACCGGGTGAGGCAAGCGAAAGACGACTTCTACCTTCGCGAGGCGGAGAAGTCCCTCAGCACGCCGCCGGCTCCGTAA
- a CDS encoding phage collar protein — protein MAFRVLGKQCFQYYAYQFRTPNDVGQYVTTYAPPVTFYGSVQPVPRDLYERYGLELQRSYVNVYLQRNVIDVARDVSGDQIVFNGATYQCVSKTAWDAIDGWDAVLCVLITEPAAC, from the coding sequence ATGGCCTTCCGCGTCCTCGGGAAGCAGTGTTTTCAGTATTACGCCTACCAATTCCGCACCCCGAACGACGTCGGGCAATACGTCACCACTTATGCCCCGCCGGTTACTTTCTACGGGAGCGTCCAACCGGTCCCCCGCGACCTCTACGAGCGGTACGGCCTGGAACTCCAGCGGAGCTACGTGAACGTCTACTTGCAGCGCAACGTCATCGACGTGGCCCGGGATGTGTCGGGCGATCAGATCGTGTTCAACGGCGCGACCTACCAGTGCGTCTCAAAGACCGCGTGGGACGCCATCGACGGCTGGGACGCCGTTCTCTGCGTTCTGATTACGGAGCCGGCGGCGTGCTGA
- a CDS encoding major capsid family protein: protein MQTITHSALDGKSVRPLIFRNVEDYEDLHRIGIGGLDKIIDAGFGMDSIQGNVTQASIPVQLQFLQQFLPGFVKVMTAARKIDEFIGINTAGSWEDEEVVQGIIENTGSAVPYGDLTNVPLSSWNENWVTRTVVRFELGMRVGNLEEKRAARIMVNSAESKRESAGLALEQQRNAVGFYGYNSGNNFTYGFLNDPGLPAYVTVAATGTGSSTLWSTKTFLEICADIRTAIVGLRTQSQDTIDPETTALTLGLPTDCVDYLSVTSDFGISVRDWLTQTYKKTRIVSAPQLNGANGGANVFYLYADAVNDLSTDDGRTFAQLVPAKFQVLGVQQLPKGYEEDYSNATAGVMCKRPYAVYRATGI from the coding sequence ATGCAAACCATCACCCACTCCGCGTTGGACGGCAAGAGCGTCCGACCGCTGATCTTCCGCAACGTCGAAGACTATGAGGACCTGCACCGCATCGGCATCGGCGGCCTCGACAAGATCATCGACGCCGGCTTCGGCATGGACTCGATCCAGGGTAACGTGACCCAGGCCAGCATTCCCGTGCAGTTGCAGTTCCTCCAGCAGTTCCTGCCCGGCTTCGTCAAGGTGATGACGGCCGCCCGCAAGATCGACGAGTTCATCGGCATTAACACCGCCGGGAGTTGGGAGGACGAAGAAGTCGTCCAGGGCATCATCGAAAACACCGGTTCCGCGGTGCCGTACGGCGACCTGACCAACGTACCCCTGTCCAGCTGGAACGAGAACTGGGTGACGCGGACCGTCGTCCGCTTCGAGCTCGGCATGCGGGTCGGCAACTTGGAAGAGAAGCGTGCCGCTCGCATTATGGTCAACAGCGCGGAATCGAAGCGCGAGTCGGCCGGTCTGGCCCTGGAGCAGCAGCGGAATGCGGTGGGCTTCTACGGTTATAACTCGGGAAACAACTTTACCTACGGCTTCCTGAACGATCCCGGCTTACCGGCCTACGTCACCGTGGCCGCCACCGGCACCGGCAGTTCCACCTTGTGGTCGACAAAGACCTTCCTCGAAATCTGCGCCGACATCCGGACCGCGATCGTCGGCCTCCGCACCCAATCGCAGGACACCATCGATCCCGAAACGACCGCCCTGACCCTGGGGCTTCCGACGGATTGCGTGGACTACCTGTCGGTGACCTCGGACTTCGGCATCTCGGTGCGCGACTGGTTGACCCAGACGTACAAGAAGACCCGCATCGTGTCGGCCCCCCAGTTGAACGGCGCCAACGGCGGCGCGAACGTGTTCTACCTGTACGCGGACGCGGTCAACGACCTGTCGACCGACGACGGCCGCACCTTCGCCCAACTCGTCCCCGCCAAGTTCCAGGTGCTGGGTGTTCAGCAGCTCCCGAAGGGCTACGAGGAAGACTACTCGAACGCCACGGCGGGCGTGATGTGTAAGCGGCCTTACGCCGTCTACCGCGCGACCGGCATCTAA